The following DNA comes from Streptomyces sp. NBC_00273.
CCGCGGGTGTGGCCATCCAAAGTCGGGCAAGTCCACGCTGCTGGATGGGTACGCGCCGAGGACGATCGCGCACGCGTTTACCGTGGTGCACGGCTTCTACGCCTTCCACCAGCACTACGGCCGGGGGCCGGCGGTCAACCCGGTGCCCAGAAGCCGGGACCGTCGGGCCCGGCTGCGGCCGAAGGTGCGCGAGCGCCAGCCCCGGGCGATTCCGGATCGGCTGTGGGACGAGCTGTTCGCGCAGATAAGATGCGATCGGGACCGTGCCCTGCCGGCCTGCTACGTCGGCTCCGGCGCCCGCGCCAGCGAACTGCTCGGGGTGCGCCTGGAGGACGTGGACTGGTCGGCCGGGCGCCTGTGGGTGATCACCAAGGGCACGGGTCAGCAGGGCTGTTGATACGCCCTTCGGGTGATGCGGTTGTGATGGGTGTGTCGCGGACGGTGCAGAAACGTTGATGCCTGCGTGGAGCCACGTGAACAATGGGAACGCAACGCGCTGCTGGCCGAGGCGTTCTGCAGCAGGGACGATCGGGTGCGTGAGGCGCAGGCAGTGATGGACGAGGCGCTGGCGAGCCGGACCAGGGCACTGGCCGCGTTGGCCGTGACGGTCGGCAGCGACGCCGCCGTGGCCGACCTGATGGGGTTGAACGAACGCGAGGTACGAGTCGCACGCCGCACGGTTGGCAAGGACGACGCCCGTACCGTCGCCGACCAGCTGCTCAACCCTCCTGCTTCGCCGGTCAGCCCTCCGGCTGAAACGTCTCCCCAGCCGTCCCCAGCTGAAACGTCTCCCCAGCCGCCCCCACCCGTCAGCCCTCCCGCTGAAACGTCTCCCCAGCCTCCCCCACCCGTCCCGGATTCCGGATGGGCGCCGTACACGGAAGCAGTGCGCGCGCATATGCCCCAACCGCGCCCGGAAGCGGTGGCGCCGGCCCATAGGCCTGTGATGGAGAGCGGTACTCCTGCTGCCGGGGTGACCTGGACGACCGGGATGGACTCCGTATTGCAGTGGAGCTGGCAGTCCGGCCTTGATCTTCAGACCGTGGCGGAAGAACTCGGCCTGAACCCCAAGGACCTGCTCCTGCGGGCACAGATGCTTGCCACCGAAGGACGACTCCAGCCGAAGGCCCCGGCGTACGACGTGAGCCAGCCCGGCCGCCACCGTCGGCACGACTCCATGCAGTACAGCTTCATCCCCGACAGCCCGGAGACCCTGTACACCTCGTACAGATCGGCAAGCCCCTACATCTGAACCGCCACCGCATCGCCGCCTCGGAAGGACCTGCCTCTTCGGCTCGCGCACCGCTTGTCTCGACCGCCCCGGCGCGACCGGCTCCGGACTATCGGACACCGCCACCGGGCACCCTCAGCTCACTTCGGCGACAATCCTGTTCCTCACCGCCCAGCCGAGGTGCACTCGGCTGGGCGCACCCAAAGACGTCGCAAAGCACCGCCAGCACCGGCAGCGACCGCCATGAGGGTTCAGGTGACGAGCACAGCTGCAGGCGCCTCGCGGACCTTGACGGCTTGGTGCAGAGAAGTGGATCTCCCTGCGCACGGTACGGCGCTCCGGCGTCACCGCTCTGCGTTCCCTGTAGGCAGGCCCGGCAAGAGCTGCTGGCCCGCCCCTGACCGTGTCCGATGCCTCTCCGTCGGCCCCGATCACTCTGGTCCTCCCCGACGGGCAAGCCATCGAGCGGGTACCGCTCTACGAACGCCAGCAGCTCGACACCGGACTGTGGATGTACCGCATAGGCGTTCCCCTGTGGTAGACGGCCGCCGGCGGCGGGGTCGAGCCGGCCGAGTACAGCACGTGGGTCACCGCCGCACAGCTGCGCCTGCTCCCCGGAACCGACCTCGGCCGTATCCCCGCCCACCCCCGCACCCACACCTCGACGCCGACCCGATGGGCGTGGCTGCTCGACGGCCGCACCCACGGCCGGCCCTCCACCGTCCACGCCGAAGGCTGCTCCGGCGCCACCGACCGCGCACCCGCTGGGCACCATGCAGGCACTCGACGCGCTCGCGCGGCCCGGCACCATCGCCTGCACCGTGTGCGACGCCGCCGAGGCGCTGCTGCCGATCCTCACCCACGGCCAGAACGAGGGACCGGCCTCCGGAGACTGATCAAGTCAGACGGTCGGGGAAGCGGTGTAGTCGTGGCGTTGGTAGCCGCGTCCGTCGCCGTGCCAGTCCAGGAACAGAACCGAGTCACCGACGCCGCGCCGGCCCGGCCGCTGACAGTCTCGGGCCGGTAGGTATCGGACCGCGACCCGCCAGACGTGCTGTCCTCCAGCCGCGCCTCCAGGCCCGGGAGATCCCGCTCGACCACCACGGGGTCGGTGCCCTGCCAGAGCATCTACCGGGCGCTGATGGTTGCCGACCAGCCGCTGCGGCTGAGATGGCAGGTGCCGTCCGGGTCGATGCGCACCGCCGCGCCCGCTACGGGCAGGTCGCCGTCGATGACGAGCCAGGTGCGGATGCGGTCCAGTTCGTCCCAGAGCCGGCGCGGGCCGCCCTGGTGAACGGTGGGGACCTTGCGGGCCCCGGGGGCCGTGGCGCGGGCCCAGGAGCCGTCCGGGTGCAGCATGTAGGCGGTACGGGTGCCGTCCGCGGCCGTCTCCATGCGGTGCTCGATGCCGGGGACCGTGAGTTCGAGGGTGGAGCGCACGTCCCAGGTGCGGCTGACCCGGATCACGGGGTAGCGGCCGGTGGTGACGGACTCGCCGTCGGCCTTCCGTGCGGTGGCCCACAGGTCGGCGTTGTCGGGCGTGGGGGGGTAGTCGTCGCCGTGGCGGGTGCTCATGAAGGCGGCGGGCTCGGGGGCGACCTTGCCGGTGGCGCCGCCGTCGGTGGTCTTGTCCGCGACGATGAGCAGTCCGGTGCCGGACAGGGCGGTCACCATGCGGCCGCTGGGGGCGAGCGCGGTGAGCCAGGAGGCGGGGACGGCCGGGACCGAGACGGTGGAGACGATGCGGTCGTAGACGCCGGGCAGCTCGCCGGTTACGTCGCAGACCTCTAGCTGCGGCCGGTGCCCGGCCGTGGTCAGGCGGTCCCGCGCCGCCTGGATCAGGTACGGGTCGACGTCCACGCTCGTGACCCGCGCCTCGCCGAGGCGTCGGCACGCCAGCGCGGTCGAGTAGCCGCTGCCGCAGGTCACCATGAGGCGGGAGGTGTCGGTGAGGAAGGCGTGCTGGTACATCTTCACGACCAGCGCGGGCAGCGTGGCCGACGAGGTCGGCCACGCCTCCGGGACCACGGCTGCGTGGTCAGCGTGGTCGGCGTGGTGGGGGCCGACGCGGGTAATCACGCTGAGGCTCTTGTCGTAGGCGCTGCTCATCCACACGGCGGGGTCGTCGGCCCCGTCGTGGAGCTTGTAGACCCATGTGCCGTCCTGCTCGGCCGGCGTCCACCAGCGGGGCACGAACAGGTGCCGGGGCACGGTGGCCAGGGGCCCGTGCCAGCGGGACTCGGGTCGTACGGTCGCGTTGGCCATCCGTGCGGCATGGGTGTCCCAGCCCGCCGGTGTCCTCTCCATCAGCAGGGCCCCTTTCAGAGGAGCGTGGGCACGGCGGCCGCGGGCGCGCCGAGCGTCGCGGGTGCGTAGCCCATCGGGTCGCAGGGGTCGTTCTTGCCGGGGTCGCAGGAATCGGAGTTGGAGGGCTGGCAGTCCGGGTGGCAGGCCGTCGGGTCCGTCCGCCGCGGGATGCTCGCGCTCGCCTCGGCCCACCGCGGGCTGGACAGAACCGAATCCAGGCCGGCGTTCAGGACGTTGCCCGCGGTCAGGAAGCGCCCGATCTCGCAGACCGCCACATCCCCGCCCGGCAGGACCGTGGCCCGTTGGTCCCCGCACCGCCCGCACAGCTCGGCGGTGGACGGCAGCGCGGTACCCGCCGCGTTGCCGACGGCCCGCACCGTTCCGACGTGCACGTCGCGGACGCCGAAGGCCTCCAGCTCCGCGCGGGCCCGCTCGGCCCGCTCCTGGTCGCCGGCGTGAAGGACAGCGACCTTCAACGCGATGCCGCGCTTGACCGCCTCGACGATGTTGGCGCGCGTCGCCTGGTGCGAGCCTGGGCGGCCGGTGACCTCGTCGTGCTCGGCCGCGACGCTGCTGTGGTACGTCGTCGCCAGCCGGACCCTGGGGTGCTCCAGCAGCCGCCAGTGCTCGTCGCGGATACGGAAGAGGTTGCTGTAGACCCGGACCCGCAGGCCGGAATCGACCGCGTGCCGGGCGATCGAGGCGAAGCCGGGGTGGAGCGTCGGCTCGCCGCCGATCATCTGGACCTCCTCGACGCCAAGAGCGACGGCCTGGTCGATGGTCCGGAACCAGTCGCCGTCGCTCATGCTGGCGTGGCTGCGCGTCGGCCCCGAGCCGGCGTAGCACAGCGACGGGCAGGAGAGCTGGCAGCGACCGGTGATCTCCAGCGACAGAAACCGCAGCCTGGTAGGGGCCTCACGGGTGCTCGTCATGCTGCGATCGTAGGCCGCGGGCCGTCAACCCGTCCTGCAATGTGGCTACTTCGACCGACAGGCGCCCTTCCCCACGCCCAGACCAGATACCGGCTCATCGTGCGGTGCCGGGAGACGCGGCCGCCTCCGGCCCCCGCCACGTCAGCCCGTTCACCAACCGCGACCACGATCCGCGGAGGTCAGCCGGCGGCCGTCCGGGCGGCGTCGACCTCGCCCGTGGGGCGGGGCAACTGGCGACTGTGGAGCCCTCGCGATCACGGCCCTTCCAGATCGAGTACACAACGGTTCAGACGTCCTCGACCGCGGTCGTCACTCGGGTGGTTCTACGAACGAGGCGATAGGACACCGCGGGCGGGGCGTGCACCCGGCACCACTCAAGTCGTTCCAAAGCCTCGTCCCGCTCATCACAGGCCCCTGAAACCGAACGCCACTGCCCGTCTAAACCAGACTCGACCGACCAGACAACCTGGCAGTCCGTCTCGGTCTCTCCCCCGTCACCTCCAACCATGCAGCAAGGCTATCCCCGCTCGACCGGGCCCAGTTCGAGAAATACTCGCCAACGAGCGGCTCGCGTGACGCGATGTTCTACCGATCCTCCGAGCACGTACGGGGCGCGAGCAGAGGCCGGAGTCCGGGTGGGCGGATGGGTGGATGGGCTGGATGCTGCCGACCGGGGCGGTGTCGGCGCGGGGCTGGGACCGGCTGGGCGAGGAGCAGCGGAGCCGGCTCGCCACGCTCGGCGTGAAGCCCCAGAAGGCCTCACAGGCCCGCAAAGCGGCGGCGAAGACGACGACGGCGTCCCGGCCGCGCGCGGGCGGGGAAGCCTTTCAGAAGGGCCTTCAGGCCCTCCAGCAGTACGTGGCGCGTACGGGGTCCGTGGCGGTCCCCAGGGGCCACGTCGAGACCATGGACGTCGGCGGCCAGGAGCACGCCGTGAGGCTCGGAGTCTGGCTGAGCAACACCAAGAGCAGGCCCGACAAGCTCGACCCAGCGCGGCTCGCCGCCCTCGCCGAACTCGGCATCCACTGGGCCCGGCGAGGTGGCGCTGTTGCGTGAATCCGGTACTGATCCGGTGCTCCGGCCGCCTGAACGGCCCCCTGGTGGAGGCGGCCGGTCAGGCGGCACGTAGGGCTCGGCTATCGCAGGATCACGTCGCAGGTGGACAGGAAGAATTCGCCCGTCTTGCCGCCGTTCTCGCCGTTCGGGGTGTCCGGTCCTCCGTGGCCGCCCCAGATACTCACGATCGCCGCGCGCCCGGTTCGGCGCGGGAGTGACGCGAACTCCCAGCTGGTGGATTCGTCTTCACGGGGCGCGCCGTGCACCTCGACCAGGAACGGAATG
Coding sequences within:
- a CDS encoding methyltransferase domain-containing protein: MERTPAGWDTHAARMANATVRPESRWHGPLATVPRHLFVPRWWTPAEQDGTWVYKLHDGADDPAVWMSSAYDKSLSVITRVGPHHADHADHAAVVPEAWPTSSATLPALVVKMYQHAFLTDTSRLMVTCGSGYSTALACRRLGEARVTSVDVDPYLIQAARDRLTTAGHRPQLEVCDVTGELPGVYDRIVSTVSVPAVPASWLTALAPSGRMVTALSGTGLLIVADKTTDGGATGKVAPEPAAFMSTRHGDDYPPTPDNADLWATARKADGESVTTGRYPVIRVSRTWDVRSTLELTVPGIEHRMETAADGTRTAYMLHPDGSWARATAPGARKVPTVHQGGPRRLWDELDRIRTWLVIDGDLPVAGAAVRIDPDGTCHLSRSGWSATISAR
- a CDS encoding radical SAM protein codes for the protein MTSTREAPTRLRFLSLEITGRCQLSCPSLCYAGSGPTRSHASMSDGDWFRTIDQAVALGVEEVQMIGGEPTLHPGFASIARHAVDSGLRVRVYSNLFRIRDEHWRLLEHPRVRLATTYHSSVAAEHDEVTGRPGSHQATRANIVEAVKRGIALKVAVLHAGDQERAERARAELEAFGVRDVHVGTVRAVGNAAGTALPSTAELCGRCGDQRATVLPGGDVAVCEIGRFLTAGNVLNAGLDSVLSSPRWAEASASIPRRTDPTACHPDCQPSNSDSCDPGKNDPCDPMGYAPATLGAPAAAVPTLL
- a CDS encoding helicase associated domain-containing protein — its product is MGWMLPTGAVSARGWDRLGEEQRSRLATLGVKPQKASQARKAAAKTTTASRPRAGGEAFQKGLQALQQYVARTGSVAVPRGHVETMDVGGQEHAVRLGVWLSNTKSRPDKLDPARLAALAELGIHWARRGGAVA